GTTTACAGTTGTTCTTATTGTTCCCACAGGAGTGGGTGCAGCTATCGGTGGTTATGCGGGAGATGCTCTACCTGTAGCTAAGGCGATCGCAAGTTTGAGCGATCGCCTGATTACCCATCCCAATGTTCTCAATGGCGCGCAGCTTTATTGGTCTTTAGACAATACTTATTACGTCGAAGGTTACGGTTTAGATCGTTTTGCTGCTAATCAATGGGGATTACGTCCTGTCAGACAAAATAAAGTCGGGTTATTATTAGATCGAGGTATTGAACCTGAATTGCGTCTACGACATATTCAGGCTGCTGATGCTACTAGAGCTACTTTAGGGCTAAGTTTAACTGATTATGTGATTACCGATGCTCCTTTAGAAGTTGAGTTGCGTACTGCCGATTCTGGGGCTAGTTGGGGAACAATTGGTAACCCTGGCAGTTTGCTAAGGGGAGCAGAAAAGCTAATAAAGCAAGGAGGTGCAGAAGCGATCGCCGTCGTTGCTCGTTTTCCCGATGATCAAAGTACAGAACTACAAAATTATCGTCACGGAGAAGGAGTAGATCATCTAGCAGGGGCAGAAGCAGTTATTTCCCACTTGATTGTGCGTCATTTTCAAATACCTGCTGCCCATGCACCCGCCCTCCAGCCTTTAGCTGTTGATGCTGGTGTACATCCTCGTGCTGCCGCCGAGGAATTAGGCTATACTTTTCTTCCCTGTGTTTTGGTGGGCTTGAGTCGCGCCCCCCAATTTATTACCGAAGCTAAATCCTTAACTACTGATAGTATTTGGGCAGAAT
This DNA window, taken from Pleurocapsa sp. FMAR1, encodes the following:
- a CDS encoding DUF3326 domain-containing protein encodes the protein MSPFTVVLIVPTGVGAAIGGYAGDALPVAKAIASLSDRLITHPNVLNGAQLYWSLDNTYYVEGYGLDRFAANQWGLRPVRQNKVGLLLDRGIEPELRLRHIQAADATRATLGLSLTDYVITDAPLEVELRTADSGASWGTIGNPGSLLRGAEKLIKQGGAEAIAVVARFPDDQSTELQNYRHGEGVDHLAGAEAVISHLIVRHFQIPAAHAPALQPLAVDAGVHPRAAAEELGYTFLPCVLVGLSRAPQFITEAKSLTTDSIWAESVDVAIVPYSACGGSGILSFSNTQTEIIAVTNNSTHIQVPPEPLGIKVTKVNSYLEALGVLVTRRAGVDYRVLDPNLSSLRCIV